One region of Streptomyces sp. NBC_00442 genomic DNA includes:
- a CDS encoding VOC family protein, protein MDVTRVLMVSPVRNIDIAVAWYERLLGRPADLRPMPSLADWHLTASGWLQVFEDPTHAGSTLLNLEVPALDEALSELAERGLTAGPVQTGGERARFAALEDPDGNLVTLLENPMA, encoded by the coding sequence ATGGACGTGACTCGCGTACTGATGGTCTCTCCGGTACGGAACATCGACATCGCGGTGGCCTGGTATGAACGGCTGCTGGGCCGCCCGGCGGACCTTCGGCCGATGCCGTCACTGGCCGACTGGCATCTCACCGCGAGCGGTTGGCTCCAGGTCTTCGAGGACCCGACGCACGCCGGCTCGACGCTGCTCAATCTGGAGGTGCCCGCGTTGGACGAGGCGCTGTCCGAGCTGGCGGAGCGCGGTCTCACGGCGGGACCGGTGCAAACCGGCGGTGAACGTGCCCGGTTCGCCGCCTTGGAGGACCCGGACGGCAACCTGGTGACCCTGCTGGAGAACCCGATGGCCTGA
- a CDS encoding aldo/keto reductase yields METVTLNNGVEMPLLGFGVYQIPAENTERAVSDALAAGYRLLDTAAAYGNEEAVGRAIKAGGVPRGDLFVTTKLWVQDAPAEENTKRAFETSLNKLGLDHLDLYLMHQPFGDVYGQWRAMEALNREGLTKAIGVANFYPDRLIDLIINNEIAPAVNQIETHPFFQRADYQDLMREHGVQIQSWGGFAEGRNDLFANPLLAGIGKEYGKSVAQVVLRWLTQRGVVAIPKSVHAERMAENMDVFDFRLSDEQMARIAGLDTGGSLFFDHHDPEMVTRLAGHRVDA; encoded by the coding sequence ATGGAGACCGTCACCCTCAACAACGGCGTCGAAATGCCGCTCCTCGGCTTCGGCGTCTACCAGATCCCCGCCGAGAACACCGAGCGCGCCGTCTCCGATGCCCTGGCCGCCGGCTACCGCCTGCTGGACACCGCCGCCGCCTACGGCAACGAAGAAGCCGTGGGCCGCGCCATCAAGGCCGGCGGTGTTCCGCGCGGCGACCTGTTCGTCACCACCAAGCTGTGGGTCCAGGACGCCCCCGCCGAGGAGAACACCAAGCGCGCCTTCGAGACGTCCCTGAACAAGCTGGGCCTGGACCACCTCGACCTGTACTTGATGCACCAGCCCTTCGGTGACGTCTACGGCCAGTGGCGCGCCATGGAGGCCCTCAACCGAGAGGGCCTGACCAAGGCGATCGGCGTCGCCAACTTCTACCCCGACCGGCTGATCGACCTGATCATCAACAACGAGATCGCCCCGGCCGTCAACCAGATCGAGACCCACCCCTTCTTCCAGCGCGCCGACTACCAGGACCTCATGCGCGAGCACGGGGTGCAGATCCAGTCCTGGGGCGGCTTCGCCGAAGGCAGGAACGACCTGTTCGCCAACCCGCTGCTCGCCGGGATCGGGAAGGAGTACGGCAAGTCCGTCGCCCAAGTCGTCCTGCGTTGGCTGACCCAGCGCGGCGTCGTGGCCATCCCCAAGTCCGTGCACGCCGAGCGCATGGCCGAGAACATGGACGTCTTCGACTTCCGGCTCAGCGACGAGCAGATGGCCCGGATCGCCGGCCTCGACACGGGCGGCTCCCTGTTCTTCGACCATCACGACCCCGAGATGGTCACCCGGCTCGCGGGGCACCGCGTGGACGCCTGA
- a CDS encoding MarR family winged helix-turn-helix transcriptional regulator: MRHQSQSRTVKDWESLGFGARREDPQDRRGFLVTLTQEGRAALDKDRKAGRDWVAQAVDALPSPDEQIQLAALPHLLDRLSDYGDRRG; the protein is encoded by the coding sequence GTGCGCCACCAGAGCCAGAGCCGCACCGTGAAGGACTGGGAGAGCCTGGGCTTCGGCGCCCGGCGGGAGGACCCTCAAGACCGCCGTGGATTCCTGGTCACCCTCACCCAGGAGGGCCGCGCCGCGCTGGACAAGGACCGCAAGGCCGGACGCGACTGGGTCGCCCAGGCCGTCGACGCACTCCCGAGCCCGGACGAACAGATCCAGCTCGCCGCCCTGCCGCACCTCCTGGACCGGCTGTCCGACTACGGCGACAGACGGGGATGA
- a CDS encoding LysE family translocator — translation MVDTSLYLTFLAAAFALCITPGPDMMFIVAMGGRGGPATGLMAALGVAFGALVHAGAAALGLSALFMSLPSLYHALRWVGAAYLLYLAVQAFRHRSGPGDDEATAVARPVPGRVRTFRQGAVTNVLNPKVILFNVAFLPQFVNPDLGHGVGQLLILGLTLVLVGLAVDACVGLLSGRLSSLLRRSRRVARGLDLFSGTVFAGLAARLALGSD, via the coding sequence ATGGTCGATACATCTCTGTACCTGACGTTCCTGGCCGCCGCGTTCGCCCTGTGCATCACTCCGGGGCCCGACATGATGTTCATCGTGGCCATGGGGGGACGCGGCGGGCCCGCCACGGGCCTGATGGCGGCCCTGGGGGTGGCGTTCGGCGCCCTGGTGCACGCGGGCGCCGCCGCGCTGGGTCTCTCCGCGCTCTTCATGTCACTGCCGTCGCTTTACCACGCCCTGCGCTGGGTCGGCGCGGCCTATCTCCTCTACCTCGCGGTTCAGGCGTTCCGTCACCGGTCGGGCCCCGGTGACGACGAGGCCACGGCCGTCGCGCGTCCCGTCCCGGGGCGGGTCCGGACGTTCCGGCAAGGGGCCGTGACCAATGTGCTCAACCCGAAGGTGATCCTTTTCAACGTGGCCTTCCTGCCCCAGTTCGTCAACCCGGATCTCGGCCACGGGGTGGGTCAACTCCTGATCCTCGGGCTCACGTTGGTCCTGGTGGGGCTGGCCGTCGACGCCTGCGTCGGCCTGCTGTCCGGCCGGCTCTCGTCGCTGCTGCGACGAAGCCGCCGGGTGGCACGGGGACTCGACCTCTTCAGCGGCACGGTCTTCGCCGGACTCGCCGCGAGGCTGGCCCTCGGATCCGACTGA
- a CDS encoding GMC family oxidoreductase: MDEFDYVVVGGGTAGCVVAARLSEDPSVTVCLLEAGPSDVGDDNVLRLERWMGLLESGYDWDYPVEPQEHGNSYMRHARARVLGGCSSHNSCIAFWAPAEDLDAWEAAGCSGWGAADTYPLYRRLETNDGPGDHHGRSGPVKIRTVQPNDPCGSALLKACAEASIPTTAFNTGTTVLRGAGWFQINSDENNMRQSASVAYLHPVLGKRPNLEVRTGVRAKHLLIDADRRCTGAAYLDPDLVHSRTVTARRETIVSCGAIDTPKLLMLSGIGPAGHLRDVGVDPVVDAPGVGENLQDHPEGVIMWEAKRPMVTTSQQWWEIGIFVDTVPGLDRPDLMYHYGSMPFDMNTYRRGYPTSENAFCLTPNVTRARSRGTVRLRTRDFRDKPRVDPRYFTDEHDVRVMTHGLRLAREIAAQPALAPWAGAELAPGPGVRSDDELLDYITTTHNTVYHPSCTVKMGADDDPTAPLDARLRVKGIQNLRVADGSAMPDLVTVNPCITTMMIGEKCADMLKEDAGR; this comes from the coding sequence GTGGACGAGTTCGACTATGTGGTGGTGGGCGGCGGCACCGCCGGCTGTGTCGTCGCCGCCCGGCTGAGTGAGGACCCGTCGGTCACGGTCTGCCTCCTGGAAGCGGGGCCGAGCGATGTCGGCGACGACAACGTCCTGCGCCTGGAGCGCTGGATGGGGCTCCTCGAATCCGGCTACGACTGGGACTACCCCGTCGAACCGCAGGAGCACGGCAACAGCTACATGCGGCACGCCCGCGCCCGCGTACTCGGCGGCTGTTCCTCGCACAACTCCTGCATCGCCTTCTGGGCGCCCGCCGAGGACCTCGACGCCTGGGAAGCGGCGGGCTGTTCGGGCTGGGGCGCGGCCGACACCTACCCCCTCTACCGGCGCCTTGAGACCAACGACGGGCCCGGCGACCACCACGGCCGCTCCGGCCCGGTCAAGATCCGCACCGTCCAGCCCAACGACCCGTGCGGCAGCGCCCTGTTGAAGGCGTGCGCGGAGGCCTCCATCCCCACCACCGCCTTCAACACCGGGACGACGGTCCTGCGGGGCGCCGGATGGTTCCAGATCAACTCCGACGAGAACAACATGCGCCAGTCGGCCTCCGTCGCCTATCTGCATCCCGTGCTCGGCAAGCGGCCGAACCTGGAGGTGCGCACCGGAGTCCGTGCCAAGCATCTGCTGATCGACGCCGACCGGCGCTGCACCGGCGCCGCCTATCTCGACCCGGACCTGGTCCACTCCCGTACGGTCACCGCGCGCCGCGAGACGATCGTGAGCTGCGGCGCGATCGACACGCCCAAGCTCCTGATGCTCTCGGGCATCGGGCCGGCCGGCCACCTGCGGGACGTGGGCGTGGACCCGGTCGTGGACGCGCCCGGTGTGGGGGAGAACCTCCAGGACCATCCGGAGGGCGTCATCATGTGGGAGGCCAAGCGGCCCATGGTGACCACGTCCCAGCAGTGGTGGGAGATCGGCATCTTCGTCGACACCGTCCCCGGCCTGGACCGGCCCGACCTGATGTATCACTACGGCTCGATGCCGTTCGACATGAACACCTACCGGCGTGGCTACCCGACGAGCGAGAACGCGTTCTGTCTCACCCCCAACGTCACCCGCGCGCGTTCGCGCGGCACCGTGCGGCTGCGTACCCGCGACTTCCGGGACAAGCCGCGCGTCGACCCGCGGTACTTCACGGACGAGCACGACGTGCGCGTGATGACGCACGGGCTGCGGCTGGCCCGCGAGATCGCCGCACAGCCCGCGCTCGCGCCGTGGGCGGGGGCCGAACTCGCGCCGGGGCCCGGCGTGCGGAGCGACGACGAGCTGCTCGACTACATCACCACGACGCACAACACCGTCTACCACCCGTCCTGCACGGTGAAGATGGGCGCGGACGACGACCCGACCGCCCCGCTCGACGCCCGGCTGCGCGTCAAGGGAATCCAGAACCTGCGGGTCGCCGACGGCTCCGCGATGCCGGACCTCGTCACCGTCAACCCGTGCATCACGACGATGATGATCGGCGAGAAGTGCGCCGACATGCTGAAGGAGGACGCGGGGCGGTGA
- a CDS encoding APC family permease, with translation MADMPPGPDDPATNASSDQDAALTELGYKPGLKRTLGNFHTFAAGISYISILTGTFQLFYFGVSFGGPAYWWSWPMVFLGQLMVALCFCELAARFPVAGSVYNWSKHSGGPHVGWLAGWMMTVATMVSLAAVALAYQLTLPQISSVFQIIGDGTGKYDKAANAVLLGTILILFTTVVNAFGVKLMATINSAGVFIELVAAVVLVGLLAAHITRGPSAIVQTEGYGQGQSLGYLGAFLTASLASAYVMYGFDTASSLGEESIDPARNAPRAILRALIASFLLGGLILLFALLAAPDLHAKELSVDGLQYVVKAALGHTIGVVVLWCVVIAITVCALSVQTAGLRLAFAMARDNNLPGGSKLARLSPRFQTPVLATCLIGIVAIVILVVNINQPQIFSVVTSIAIVMIYIAYLLVTLPLLIQRLRGRWTTSPGRFSLGRFGIPVNILAVLWGAAMTVNLLWPRAAVYNATGPQHWYLRWGGVLFVGVVGVGGFLYYWFVQRKQTGVLAEHSAGGPSEPMAHGAP, from the coding sequence ATGGCGGACATGCCGCCCGGCCCGGACGACCCGGCCACGAACGCGTCCTCCGACCAAGACGCGGCCCTGACCGAGCTGGGCTACAAGCCCGGACTCAAGCGGACGCTCGGCAACTTCCACACCTTCGCCGCCGGCATCAGCTACATCTCCATCCTGACCGGCACCTTCCAGCTGTTCTACTTCGGCGTGAGCTTCGGCGGGCCCGCCTACTGGTGGTCCTGGCCGATGGTCTTCCTGGGGCAGCTGATGGTGGCCCTGTGCTTCTGCGAACTCGCCGCCCGTTTCCCCGTCGCGGGGTCGGTCTACAACTGGTCCAAGCACTCCGGCGGCCCGCACGTCGGCTGGCTCGCGGGCTGGATGATGACGGTCGCGACCATGGTGTCGCTGGCGGCCGTCGCCCTCGCCTACCAGCTGACGCTCCCTCAGATCTCCAGCGTCTTCCAGATCATCGGCGACGGCACCGGCAAGTACGACAAGGCCGCCAACGCGGTGCTGCTCGGCACGATCCTGATCCTCTTCACGACCGTCGTCAACGCGTTCGGCGTCAAGCTGATGGCCACCATCAACTCCGCGGGCGTCTTCATCGAGCTGGTCGCGGCCGTCGTCCTCGTCGGGCTGCTCGCCGCGCACATCACCCGCGGCCCGAGCGCCATCGTGCAGACCGAGGGCTACGGACAGGGGCAGTCGCTCGGCTACCTCGGCGCGTTCCTGACCGCCTCACTCGCCTCGGCGTACGTGATGTACGGATTCGACACGGCCTCCTCGCTCGGTGAGGAATCCATCGACCCCGCCCGCAACGCGCCGCGCGCCATCCTGCGCGCCCTGATCGCCTCCTTCCTGCTGGGCGGCCTGATCCTGCTGTTCGCGCTGCTCGCCGCCCCCGACCTGCACGCGAAAGAGCTGTCCGTGGACGGCCTGCAATACGTGGTGAAGGCCGCGCTCGGCCACACCATCGGCGTGGTCGTGCTGTGGTGCGTCGTCATCGCCATCACCGTGTGCGCGCTGTCGGTGCAGACGGCGGGACTCCGCCTCGCGTTCGCGATGGCCCGGGACAACAACCTGCCGGGCGGCTCGAAGCTGGCCCGGCTCAGCCCGAGGTTCCAGACGCCCGTCCTGGCCACGTGCCTGATCGGGATCGTGGCCATCGTCATCCTGGTCGTCAACATCAACCAGCCGCAGATCTTCTCCGTCGTCACCAGCATCGCCATCGTGATGATCTACATCGCCTATCTGCTGGTGACGCTCCCGCTGCTGATCCAGCGGCTCCGCGGCCGCTGGACGACATCGCCCGGCCGCTTCTCGCTCGGCAGGTTCGGCATCCCCGTCAACATCCTGGCCGTGCTCTGGGGCGCCGCGATGACCGTCAACCTGCTGTGGCCGCGCGCCGCGGTCTACAACGCCACCGGGCCGCAGCACTGGTACCTGCGCTGGGGCGGCGTCCTGTTCGTCGGCGTCGTCGGGGTCGGCGGGTTCCTCTACTACTGGTTCGTCCAGCGCAAGCAGACCGGAGTCCTCGCCGAGCACTCCGCCGGAGGCCCCTCGGAACCCATGGCCCACGGCGCACCGTAG
- a CDS encoding aldehyde dehydrogenase family protein gives MPELFIAGRWTAAAQGHTREIRCPADGTLVAQVDEAGPQDAAAAVAAARDAFDRGPWPRTPVADRAALLLRVADLLVRDKAAFARAESLDTGKRLVESEYDMDDIANCFRYFGNLAAAGGTDRIVDTGTPTVDSRVVHEPVGVCSLITPWNYPLLQTAWKVAPALAAGNTFVLKPSELTPHTAILLMGLLQEAGLPDGAANLILGTGAVVGAPLTTDERVDLVSFTGGLATGRSIMAAAAPTVKKIALELGGKNPNIVFADADFDTAVDYALMAVFLHSGQVCSAGARLLVEDELHDRFVSELVERAGRIRMGGPFDEHARTGPLISAAHRDKVEAYVAAGVAEGAVLRLGGARPDDPALANGFYYPPTILDECTPQMSVVQDESFGPVVTVERFRGEAEAVALANDTVYGLAGAVWTTDEGRAHRVAAGLRVGTVWINDFHPYVPQAEWGGMKQSGVGRELGPAGLAEYSEAKHIWRNTAAEPQRWFD, from the coding sequence ATGCCCGAGCTGTTCATCGCCGGCCGGTGGACGGCGGCCGCGCAAGGGCACACGCGGGAGATCAGGTGCCCCGCCGACGGCACGCTGGTCGCCCAGGTGGACGAGGCGGGACCGCAGGACGCGGCCGCAGCCGTGGCCGCCGCCCGTGACGCGTTCGACCGGGGCCCGTGGCCGCGCACACCCGTCGCGGACCGGGCCGCGCTGCTGCTCCGGGTCGCCGACCTCCTCGTACGCGACAAGGCCGCTTTCGCCCGTGCGGAGTCGCTCGACACCGGCAAGCGCCTGGTCGAGTCCGAGTACGACATGGACGACATCGCGAACTGCTTCCGCTACTTCGGCAACCTCGCCGCGGCCGGGGGCACGGACCGGATCGTCGACACCGGCACCCCGACCGTCGACAGCCGCGTCGTCCACGAACCCGTGGGCGTCTGCTCCCTGATCACCCCGTGGAACTACCCGCTGCTGCAGACCGCGTGGAAGGTCGCGCCCGCGCTCGCCGCCGGCAACACCTTCGTGCTCAAGCCGAGCGAGCTCACACCGCACACCGCGATCCTCCTGATGGGGCTCCTCCAGGAGGCGGGCCTTCCGGACGGGGCCGCCAACCTGATCCTGGGCACCGGAGCGGTCGTCGGCGCGCCCCTGACCACGGACGAGCGGGTCGATCTGGTCTCCTTCACCGGTGGCCTGGCCACCGGGCGGAGCATCATGGCGGCCGCCGCGCCCACCGTGAAGAAGATCGCCCTCGAACTCGGCGGCAAGAACCCCAACATCGTCTTCGCGGACGCGGACTTCGACACCGCCGTGGACTACGCGCTCATGGCCGTCTTCCTGCACTCGGGACAGGTCTGCTCGGCGGGCGCCCGGCTCCTGGTCGAGGACGAGCTGCACGACCGCTTCGTCTCCGAACTCGTGGAGCGCGCCGGGCGGATCCGCATGGGCGGCCCCTTCGACGAACACGCGCGCACCGGCCCCCTCATCTCTGCCGCGCACCGCGACAAGGTCGAGGCGTACGTAGCCGCCGGTGTCGCCGAAGGCGCCGTCCTGCGGCTCGGCGGCGCGCGGCCCGACGACCCGGCGCTCGCGAACGGCTTCTACTACCCGCCGACCATCCTCGACGAGTGCACCCCGCAGATGTCCGTGGTCCAGGACGAGTCGTTCGGCCCGGTGGTGACGGTCGAGCGGTTCCGCGGCGAGGCCGAGGCGGTGGCCCTGGCCAACGACACCGTCTACGGACTCGCGGGCGCCGTGTGGACCACCGACGAGGGCCGGGCCCACCGGGTGGCCGCGGGCCTGAGGGTCGGCACCGTCTGGATCAACGACTTCCACCCCTATGTCCCGCAGGCCGAATGGGGCGGCATGAAGCAGTCCGGAGTGGGCCGTGAACTGGGCCCCGCGGGCCTCGCCGAGTACAGCGAGGCCAAGCACATCTGGCGCAACACCGCGGCCGAACCGCAGCGCTGGTTCGACTGA
- a CDS encoding ABC transporter substrate-binding protein, with translation MVIHTIGALVPLSRPGWVEAGRHLLAGLELGVREVNASGGIAGQPLALEVRDTAADPDRAGAAVEELAGLGVAAVTGEFHSVVARAAAERAAALGVPYLCSSAVLDALTERPADRVARLAPAQSHGWRIYGDFLLAAGHRRIAVATQPSVYWASGTRILRDHLAPHGATVVEFDMSALSPDALCGELVDHRATALLLLVGHPEPAVPIVTSVRRDARLAGLLIGAPAGQPELPGWAELLGDDGAAIPFLRYLPERPTPLGRRVGSALRERLAQVPSFVAFEGYDAILVLADVLRTAVQRTALVRPGALPTRAADRAPTGGAAPVPSDMWAAVAGGWSGVAVEGTRGMVRFSRAPGIGVWQWVWAPVQVVDRDPADPTRFRVLHTG, from the coding sequence ATGGTCATCCACACGATCGGCGCCCTCGTTCCGCTGTCCCGGCCCGGGTGGGTCGAGGCGGGCCGGCACCTGCTCGCGGGGCTTGAGTTGGGGGTGCGTGAGGTCAACGCGAGCGGGGGCATCGCGGGGCAGCCGCTCGCGCTGGAGGTCCGGGACACCGCGGCCGATCCGGACCGGGCCGGGGCGGCCGTGGAGGAACTGGCCGGGCTCGGCGTGGCCGCCGTGACGGGCGAGTTCCACAGTGTCGTCGCACGGGCCGCCGCCGAGCGGGCCGCCGCTCTCGGCGTGCCCTACCTCTGCTCGTCGGCGGTGCTCGACGCGCTCACCGAGCGGCCGGCGGACCGGGTCGCGCGCCTGGCCCCCGCGCAGTCCCACGGCTGGCGGATCTACGGCGACTTCCTCCTCGCCGCGGGCCACCGCCGCATCGCCGTGGCCACCCAGCCGAGTGTCTACTGGGCTTCCGGCACCCGCATCCTGCGCGACCATCTCGCTCCGCACGGCGCCACCGTCGTCGAGTTCGACATGAGCGCCCTCTCCCCCGACGCCCTGTGCGGCGAACTCGTCGACCACCGGGCGACCGCCCTCCTGCTCCTGGTCGGCCATCCGGAACCCGCCGTCCCGATCGTCACGTCCGTACGCCGTGACGCGCGCCTGGCCGGCCTCCTGATCGGCGCTCCGGCCGGCCAGCCGGAGCTGCCGGGGTGGGCGGAGCTCCTCGGGGACGACGGCGCCGCGATCCCGTTCCTGCGCTACCTGCCCGAACGGCCGACCCCGCTCGGCAGGCGCGTCGGGTCCGCGCTGCGCGAACGCCTGGCCCAGGTGCCGTCCTTCGTCGCGTTCGAGGGGTACGACGCGATTCTCGTCCTCGCCGATGTCCTGCGCACGGCCGTCCAGCGCACGGCCCTCGTGCGCCCGGGTGCCCTGCCCACGCGCGCCGCGGACCGGGCGCCCACCGGCGGGGCCGCGCCGGTTCCTTCCGACATGTGGGCGGCCGTCGCCGGCGGCTGGTCCGGTGTCGCCGTCGAAGGCACCCGCGGGATGGTCCGTTTTTCCCGTGCACCCGGCATCGGCGTGTGGCAGTGGGTCTGGGCACCGGTCCAGGTCGTCGACCGGGACCCGGCCGACCCCACCCGTTTCCGGGTTCTCCACACCGGCTGA
- a CDS encoding DUF4440 domain-containing protein: protein MTEREAFLAWVDTELHDAEIALHNGDPGPRRALWSREEPVSVLGAWRNVFRQEAVGELFVQLAARLSDCTSLVFDLRSCDVVGDMAYTAGFEHISVTMDGHTARVHTAGDPGVPPRERRVAGRPPAR, encoded by the coding sequence ATGACCGAACGTGAAGCGTTCCTCGCGTGGGTCGACACCGAGTTGCACGACGCGGAGATCGCGCTGCACAACGGCGACCCGGGCCCGCGTCGCGCGCTCTGGTCGCGCGAGGAGCCCGTGAGCGTCCTGGGAGCCTGGCGCAACGTCTTCAGACAGGAAGCGGTCGGCGAACTCTTCGTCCAGCTGGCGGCGCGGCTGTCCGACTGCACGTCGCTCGTGTTCGACCTGCGGTCGTGCGACGTGGTGGGAGACATGGCGTACACGGCCGGTTTCGAGCACATCTCCGTGACCATGGACGGGCACACCGCGCGTGTACACACTGCGGGCGACCCAGGTGTACCGCCGCGAGAACGGCGCGTGGCGGGTCGCCCACCGGCACGGTGA
- a CDS encoding cytochrome P450 family protein: MTEPTQDPLFAQDPYPAYAALRRACPVQPMANGSGTRSGYVVTGYAQAREALADPRLSKDTAVFFAGKESRRRLHPAVAHTMLASDPPRHTRLRKLVTKAFTTGAVARMRPFIARVTDELLDRWPAGEQVDLVGALAAPLPVIVICELLGVPEAERPAVRRWSGELFAAGEPDRVDTASHAIAAYMTGLIAAKRARPGSSLLDDLVVARDGDDRLSEEELVSLAVLLLIAGHETTTNFLGNAVLALLRNPGAAARLREDPDRMPAALDELLRFDSPVSTATFRFATQALTLGGTAIPAGAAVTIALGAANRDPERFASPDLLDWDRDAAAHLGFGHGIHRCVGAPLAKAEAEIVLRALIARFPRLRLAVPADRLQWRRTRLVRGLAALPVLA, translated from the coding sequence GTGACCGAGCCGACGCAGGACCCGCTGTTCGCCCAGGACCCGTATCCCGCCTACGCCGCGCTGCGCCGCGCGTGTCCCGTGCAGCCCATGGCGAACGGCTCGGGAACGCGCTCCGGCTACGTGGTCACCGGCTACGCACAGGCCAGGGAAGCGCTCGCCGACCCCCGGCTGTCCAAGGACACCGCCGTCTTCTTCGCCGGCAAGGAGTCACGACGCCGGCTCCACCCCGCCGTCGCGCACACCATGCTGGCCAGCGATCCACCCCGGCACACCCGGCTGCGCAAGCTCGTGACGAAGGCGTTCACGACGGGAGCCGTGGCCCGGATGCGCCCGTTCATCGCCCGGGTCACCGATGAGCTGCTCGACCGGTGGCCCGCCGGCGAGCAGGTCGATCTGGTCGGCGCCCTGGCGGCCCCGCTGCCCGTCATCGTGATCTGCGAGCTGCTCGGCGTACCGGAGGCGGAGCGGCCCGCCGTCCGGCGCTGGTCCGGCGAGCTGTTCGCCGCGGGCGAGCCGGATCGCGTCGACACGGCCTCGCACGCGATCGCGGCGTACATGACCGGCCTCATCGCGGCCAAGCGCGCACGGCCCGGGAGTTCGCTCCTCGACGACCTCGTAGTGGCGCGCGACGGCGACGACCGGCTCAGCGAGGAGGAACTGGTCTCCCTCGCCGTGCTCCTCCTGATCGCGGGCCACGAAACCACCACCAACTTCCTGGGCAACGCCGTCCTGGCCCTGCTCCGGAACCCCGGCGCGGCGGCCCGCCTGCGGGAGGACCCGGACCGCATGCCGGCCGCACTGGACGAACTGCTGCGCTTCGATTCCCCCGTCAGCACGGCGACCTTCCGGTTCGCGACGCAGGCCCTCACCCTGGGCGGCACCGCGATCCCGGCGGGCGCCGCGGTGACCATCGCCCTCGGGGCCGCCAACCGCGACCCGGAGCGGTTCGCCTCACCCGACCTGCTCGACTGGGACCGGGACGCGGCGGCCCATCTCGGCTTCGGGCACGGCATCCACCGGTGCGTGGGCGCTCCGCTGGCGAAGGCCGAGGCCGAGATCGTGCTGCGCGCCCTCATCGCCCGCTTTCCGCGCCTCCGCCTCGCCGTACCGGCCGATCGGCTCCAGTGGCGGCGCACCCGGCTCGTCCGCGGCCTGGCGGCGCTCCCCGTCCTGGCATAG
- a CDS encoding DoxX family protein translates to MTCLNRRDLGLLVLRTGTGAVLMAHGAQKLFGCFGGGGIDGTAAAMEHMGFRPGKQSAIAAGLGEMGGGALLALGLATPAAGAAAAGAMAGAVSVHAPAGFFAQAGGFEYPAFLGFTAAAIGLAGAGRYSLDHATDHVVDQPWTVALAFLGSAVAAAAVVGRRAKERGKSEDESSG, encoded by the coding sequence ATGACCTGCCTCAACCGACGCGACCTGGGACTGCTCGTGCTGCGGACCGGCACCGGCGCGGTCCTGATGGCGCACGGCGCCCAGAAGCTCTTCGGCTGTTTCGGGGGCGGCGGGATCGACGGCACGGCCGCCGCCATGGAGCACATGGGCTTCCGCCCCGGCAAGCAGAGCGCGATCGCCGCCGGGCTCGGCGAGATGGGCGGCGGCGCCCTGCTGGCCCTCGGCCTTGCCACCCCCGCCGCCGGGGCCGCGGCGGCCGGCGCCATGGCGGGCGCGGTCTCGGTGCATGCCCCGGCCGGCTTCTTCGCCCAGGCCGGCGGGTTCGAATACCCCGCGTTCCTCGGCTTCACCGCCGCCGCGATCGGCCTCGCCGGAGCCGGACGCTACTCCCTCGACCATGCCACGGACCATGTGGTCGACCAGCCCTGGACCGTCGCCCTCGCCTTCCTCGGCAGCGCCGTGGCGGCCGCGGCGGTGGTCGGACGCCGGGCGAAGGAGCGGGGCAAGTCCGAGGACGAGTCCTCCGGCTGA